The nucleotide window AACAACCACAAGGGGAAGCCGACGGCCGACGACCTGTTCCAGCCGCCTGTCAACGTCACCTACGGCACCGCCTACCTCCACCTGCTCGACACGCGTTTCCTCAAGGGAGTCACCAACCCCGTGTCCCGCGAATACTGCATGATCGCCGGTTACAACGGCGGAGCCGGGGGCGTCCTGCGGACATTCGACAAGGACAGGGACCGGGCTGCGTCGAAAATCAATTCCCTTCCGCCCGACACGGTATACGCCACCCTGCGCAACAAGGCCCCCCATGCGGAGACAAGGCGCTACCTTGGCAAGGTTCTTGAAGCCAAGAAGCAATTCGTCAATTTCTAGCCGGTACGGTCATGAACATAGATTCCATCCTCGACGCCATGGGGCAGCAGGCCGCCCAATGGCTGCAGCAGGCCTTCCCGAACATGCCCCCGCAGGTCCTGCACTTCGCGGGAGGAGCACTGCTCGGCGTGCTCGCCCTGATCCTGTTCCTCGCGGGCATCCGTTTGTTGCGCAAGCCCAAGACCAGAAACACCTCCTCAACGCGCACGGACATCCCGCGCACCCTGCAGAGCCGGGGCATGTCCGTGGACCTGCTCACCGGACCGGAAAACGACCGGTTGGCGGCACGGTTCGTCATCACCAACGTCAAGGCGGGCCGGATCAAATGCGAGATCATCGAACGGCTGGACGTCATCAGGACGGACAAAGGCAAGGACGTGGCCTGCGTATTCGCACCGCTCAAGACCCGCGACGGCAAGATCAACACCTTCACCGCCACCATGATCGAGACCGACCGCGACGGCCGAAACCCGGACAGGATCATCCTGTCCACGCCCATCGACTACGCGCTGATCACCCGGCGCAAGCACGTGCGCAAGCGGGTGGCGGACCAACAGTTCATCCGGGTTAAGCTGTGGATCGAGAACCCGACGTCCCGCGACATTTCCTTTGAGGACGCGGCCCCGCAGATCGGGGTCAACGCCTTCACCCTGGACGGGCCGGACCAGGGCGCCAACGGCGTCATCAACATCTCCGGCGGCGGCATCGGGCTGTCCGTGCTCAACCGGCTCCTGCCCGAGACCTGCGCCCCGGGCGAGCAGGTGGTCCTCAACCTGTTCATGTTCAATTTCAGGGAAAAGACCTTCAAGCCCTATTGGTACGCCGGCGTGGTCCGCTCCATGGAGGAAGGACGCCCCGGCTTCACCAGGATGGGCATCGAGTTCACCGACGTGGGCCAGGCCGACCGGACATCCGGACGCCTGAGTTGGATCGAACTGTAGGGATTTCCGTAAGAATCAGGCCAGAATGACCGAGCGCACCCAGTGCTCGAAATCGTCCACCCGCTCAAGAAGATTGAACCCGGTGCGGCAGGCGTCGAGGCTGCGCGCCTTGAGGTCGTCGAGCTGCGCGGCATCCATGGCCGCCAGCCGGGCCAGCGCGTCCCGGAACTCCCGGCTTCCCGCATCCTTGGGCATGAGGTAATCGGCCAGGGAATCGGGCCAGATCTCACGAACCCCGCCCACGTCCCGAGACACGGGAACGAGTCCGGCGGCCATGGCCTCCAGCAAGGCGTTGGGCATCCCCTCGCTCAGGGAAGGCAGCAGGAACACGTCGGCCGAGCCCAGATGCGCGGGCACGTCGGTGGAGAACCCGTGCCAGACGAGGTCGCCCCGCTCTTCCAGGGGACGATACCGCTCACGCAATTCCTCAAACGCCCTGCCCGTGCCTACCACGTTATAGCGGAAGGTCCCGGGAGGGAACGTTTCGAGGGCATCGAGCACGAACCGGTGCCCCTTGTCCTCGTTGACCTGGCTGGTGGAAACGAGCCTGAGCGGACCAGGCACGACAGGACGGACGGAATCCACGGGCCGCTTGGCGTTTTGAATGACCTTCACCCGGTCGCGGGGGACATGGGGCAGGTTGCGGAACACGCCCTCGGCCACGTCCCGGCTGGGGCAGAGCATCCACGGACGCACGACCTTGAGCAGGAAGGCAAGGCGGGGATGGTCGAGCATGTCGCCGGGCAGCCCCACCCGCTGGATGACGGGAATGCCGAGCATCCTCGCGGCCACGCCAGCCGTGTTCATGTCCTTGGTGATGTTGCAGACCACCAGGTCGATGAGGCCGCGTCGGAACGCGCCCACGAACCGGCCGATGGTCAGCGGGTTGTAGTCGAAACCGAAATTCACCGTTTCCGCGTGAACCCCCAGCCCGTTGAGCTTGTCCACGAACTCCGGCTGGCGGCCATAGACGTGCACCCCGTGGCCGCGCGCGGACAACTCGACCGCGTAGTCCACGGTCCAGGTCTTGACCCCGCCCCATTTGCGGGTTGAATTGACGAATGCGATGTTCACGGGCGCGCCTTTGGTTTCGGGAAAAAGACTGCACATGCATCCCCCGAAACGGCAGACGAGTCAACCGAATCGTGGCAAAAAGCGAAAAGCCCCGGCCTTGGGCCGGAGCTTTTTGCTTTCATACCTTTTATGATCAACTCTTCTTGTTGACGAAGCGGCGGGTGGCCAGCCTGGGCATGTTGCCGGCACCGTAACTGTATCCGGAGATACGCTTGTTCTGACGCTTCATGCTGGTCAGATCCCGTTTCAGCGACGCATGCAGCTCCCTGGCCTTGCCGGTGATCTCATCCTGAAGGTCCTTCATCGCCACCAGCTTGTCGGCCAGTTTCCGCAGGCTGTCCCTGGAAAGACCGCCCAGGGCCTCGTCAAGGATGCGATCACGGTCGCGGGACAGCTTTTCCGCCCCGAACACGTCGCCCTCGACCAGACAGGTCAGCTCACGCCTGGCCACATCCAGGGCTTCGTCCAGCATTCGGCTTCGAGTCGCCATATCTACTTCTTGTTCTTGCGGATGTCGTCGCGCAGGCTCTTGATGACCTTTTTCCATTTTTCCACCGCGGGCAGGAATTCGTATTCGAGCAGGTCGGCCAGGAGAATCCAGTCCTCGTTCTCGAGCACGGAATTCATCTCGGTGAACATGGTGTTCAATTCCTCGGCGCCGCTGATGTACTCGGGATGATCCTTGAGGGAGTATTCGTCACGCAGCACGCCGACCATGTTCAGGAAGTTGCGGATGACGTCGATGAGATCCTGGTAGGTTTCCAGGGCCTCGGCGTCATCGGCCTGACGGAACAGCGCGGCCACGCGCTTGCCGCCCTCGGACATCAGGTTGACCACCTTGTACAGTTCCAGGGTGATTTCCACGGCCATGTCGTCGGTGGCCATGGTCACGATCTCCACGGATTCGACTTCGGACATGGCGATGTCTTCCGCCTGGTGGGGATAGATTTCGGTGAACGGCTCCTCGTTGACCTTGACGTCGGTGACGATGCGGTCCTCCAGATGGCCGTCCGCGACCACCTTGGTAAAAACCTGCTCCAGGTTTTCGAAATTCTTGGCTCCGATGTCATATTGCTTGCCGTCGATGATGATCATTGGGGTCTCCTCCTCCAATAAGGTATGATAAATTTTGCCGCCCGCAGGTGGTCAAAGGGGAAATATTCAAAATCCATGCCGACTAGACGAGTTCGCCGCGAAGCACGGCAAAGAGTTCCCTGTAACGCTCGGCCAGGACCAGGAGAGACCGGAGGTCGTCGCCGTGGCGCTGGCTCTCGAACATCCACAATAAACCAAGAATATTCAAGTGTTGATTGGCCTCAAGGATGGTCTGCAGTCGCTGCCAGGAGGCCAGGAACTTGGTCTTTGCCGCAGGGCGCGGATTCTTGGTCAGCAACACCCCCTGCTGGATGAGCAGGAAAAGCATGTCATGGGCGCTCGTCAAAGTTTTGGATATGTCCTCGCGGACGTCCCTGCCCATGTTCCGGCCCAGGCCGGTGGGCTCGCCCATGGCGCCTCCGTCGAGAAAACGCCTGAAATGGACCCGCTGCACATTGATCCAGGCGGCCCTGTCCGTTCCGTCGTGACCGGACAGGGGAGCAAGGGTCATGAATCCGTCCTCCCCGGTCAGGGTGCGCCACGCCCGGGTCCCGGCAACGGGGTCGGGCTGTCCGCCCGAGAGCAAAGCGGTCACGTACGCGGTCATGGCCTCCGGCGTCACGGAGTTTCGGCACGCCTCGCCGTTCGGGCACACCTTGCCGAACTCGCAGGGGTGGCAGGCCATGTCCGGTTCCAGACAGATGTTGCCCGCCCGGTACGGCCCGGTGTCCCACGGCTGTGCCGTGGCCAGGAAGACCGCGCAGGTCGGCACGCCCAGCCCGGCGGCCAGATGCATGGTGCCCGTGTCGTTGGTGACGAGCGCCCGGCAGCGGACGAGCACGCCCGCCAGACCGGTCAGGGAGGTCCGACCGATGAGATTGACCAGGGGGAAATCCACCGCCGCCGCAAACCGCTCGCCAAGGGGTGCCTCCGCCTTGGTGCCGAGCAGGACGGGGACAAGCCCTTCCCGCTCACGCAGCATGCGGGCCACGGACACGAAGTGATCCACGGGCCAGCGCCGCCGGTCCTCGCTGGCGCCCATCTGCAGGGCCACGCAGCCGTCACCACGAACCGTGGAAAGCAGCGAATCGGCGGCTTCAAGCGCTTCACCGCCCGGCGCGGCCAGTTGCAGGGAGTTGCCCTCCCGGTCCAGCCCGGCGGTGCGCCGAAAGATGTCGCAGACGTTGAACGGGCTCGCCCCCCGGTTGGCCCCGGCCATCTGCAGAAAAGCGGCCCAGGACGAGGTGTCGGCGTTGAAGCCCAGTTCGTCCACGGAAAAGCCCACGGTCACGTCCTCCGGCGGGGTCAGGTCATAGGCCAGCATCCGCGAGGCCACGGACGGCGTCAGGTTGACGGTCGTATCCGGCGCGAAACCGGCCAGGACGGACGCCTTGAACTGCACCGCATCGCGCACGGCAAGCCGCCAATCCTCGTCCAGGGCCGAGAGCAGCCCTGCGCCGGGAAAGGGAAACACCCTGTCCACCCCCTCGAGGAGGGTGGCGGCGGAGGCGAAATTCTCCAGACAAACCAGGCCAACCCGGTCGCCCCGGCTCTTGAAGCCGGAAATGACGGGCTGCGTCTGGATCAGGTCGCCGAAACGGGTCAGGTTGATGATCAGAACGTTCACGAACCGCATCCTTCAGATGAAATGGTCCGTCGATAATCCGCCGGACTGGGAGGGGGATTGCAAGATTGAAGCCGGATCAGAGCCCGATCCCGGCCTGAACGAGCCGGACCAGCTTCTCGACCGCCTGGATGGCCGTCTTGAGCCGCTTTCTTTCTTCCGGCTTCAGGGCAATGGGATTGACGTAATTGTGCGGCGGCGCTCCCTCGCAGTCGCAGTCCAGGCCGATCATGAGACGTTTGCGCTGGAGATATTCCCAGGCGTCCAGCAACTGTTCACCGTGCTTCTGCGACACGTGCCCGTCGTTTGCCAGGCCGCGAATGCGCTCGCAGGTGTTGGCCTCGGACAGATTGTATTTGAGCGCCAGGATGCGCGCGCTGTTGGTCAGGTGGGCCAGCACGCTGTTCTTTATATTGAGATACCCCTGCCACGGCCCGTCCTTTTCGGTGACGAACGCGCCGTAAAACGTCAGGGGCAGGCGATAGTCGGTCAGTTCCCGGATAAGCAGGGACACGGCGATGGGTTTGGTGCGGACGTATTCCCACAACCGGTCGCGCAAAAGCCGGACCGGCTCCTCGCTGCCGAACACCGCCTTGAAATCGAGGATGAGGCCCGATTGCCATGGGCCCTTCTCCGCCGGGTTGGAGAGCCAGCTCGTCAGCCGGTTGAGCCAGGAATCGAAATCGCCCCGCCACTCCTCGTTGCTGACCATGACCCCGCCCTCGCACAGGGCAAGCCCAGCGCCGTCCAGGGCGATGACGATGGACTGGGTGCAGTCGTCCAGCTCCAACTCGTCGGGGTCGACTTCCATGAGCAGCCCGTTGTCCTGGTCCGAACCGATGACCTGCTCCTCGCGCCCGCCGGAACCGAACTCCAGGAAGGTGCAGCGCTCAAGCCACGGATACTCCTCGGCATGGGCCTCGAGCACGGCCATGATCACGTCGCGGTTGAACCGCGTCAGCCGCTTGCAAATCTCCTCGGCGGAGAGCTCCTGGTCGAGCCAATCCTGGACCAGGTCCAACCGGGTCCGGCGGATACCGGCCAGTTTGCCCTCGCGGGCCATGGTCAGCAATTCGCCGTCCAGACCGTACGGGAGGCCGAATTCGCCGTTTACCGGCGGCTCGGTTTCATGGCTGCTGCCCAATACGCTCTCCCAAAGATGTTCTCGTATCCGTTGACCGATGGAATTTGTCCGTTTGCCGCGTGTTTCAAACAAGCCCGGCCTATGACCGCCCGAGTTTGACCGTTGACCGGAAATACAATGCTTCCTTCATTTTCTCTACTGTAAAAGGACTGCAACGGCAAACTCACAACCATGAAGGGGGATCAATCATGGACCAAATCGAACGAATCAGAAAACGACAACTGGCCTTTGCCCTGCGCGTCGGCATTCCTTACTTCGCCTTCGTCATCGGCATCTTTCTGCTGGTTTACCTGGCAAGCGCAACGGTGAGCGCCATCTCGATCATGGGATTCCCGCTCCACTACTGGCTGGTGGCCATCGCCATCTATCCCATTACCTGGGCACTCTTCATCTGGTACGTGGGCAAGGCCAACGCCATGGAAGATGAAATAGCCGAAACGGTCGGAGGGGAATAAAATGGAAGCCGGATATCAAATACCCGTCACCGCCCTGTTCCTGATCGGGTGCATGCTGGCCTTCACGGTCGTCACCACGTTCATGTTCCGCAGGCAGAAAACCTCTGCCGACTACTACCTGGCCGGACGCAAGGTCAATTCCTTCATCAACGCCTCGGCCATTTCCTCGGACTACCTTTCCGCCGCATCCTTCCTGGGTGTCGCCGGTGTCGCCTTCCTGTTCGGTTTCGACGGCATCATCTACGCACTGGGATTCTTCGTGGGCTACATCGCCCTGCTCCTCTTCCTGGCCAGCCCCCTGCGCAAATTCGGGCGCTATACCGTGCCCGACTTCGTCTCGGAGCGATTCCACTCGAAACGGGCCCGCGTGCTCGGCGTGATCGGCGTCCTGTTCGTCTCGCTCTTCTACATGGCCCCGCAGATGCTCGGCGCGGGCAAGGTCATGGGGCTGCTCCTGAACCTGGAGTACGAGACCTCCATCATCATCATCGCCTGCATCATCACCTTCTACGTCACCGTGGGCGGCATGAAGGCCACCACCGTCAACCAGCTGGTCCAGTTCTGGGTCCTGTTCGGCGCCATGTTCCTGCTGGCCTTCATCCCCTTCATGATCAAGGGATACACCTACACCGACGTGGTCAAGTTCATCGGTGACTTCAAGGGTGCGCAGCCGGTCACGGGCAAGGAATTCGACGGCGCGGCCTACATCTCGCCCGCCTACTGGCTGACCAACCTGAAGGACACCATTTCCCTGCTGCTGGCCCTCATGTTCGGCACCGCGGGCCTGCCCCACATCCTGGTGCGGTTCTACACCGCCCCGGACGGCAAGGCCGCCCGCCGGACCGTCATCTACGTGCTCTTCCTGATCGGCATGTTCTACATCATGAGCCCGTACGTGGGCCACGTTGTCCGCTACGTCTACCTCCAGGGCGAGGCCCTGGGCGTGTCCCCGCACCTCCTGGGCTGGCTGGCCGACAACGGCAAGAACCTGGCCGTGCCGGTCGCCGGTTCCTACTTCGGCGGCCAGATCCTGCTCGGCATCGTGGTGGCCGGGGCGTTCGCCGCCATCCTGTCCACGGTGGCCGGACTGATCATCGCCTGCGCCGGGGCCATCGGCCACGACCTCGTGGTCAACGTCTTCAACCCCGACATGCCTGAACGCTCCCGCGTCAAGGTCGCCCGCATCGCCTCGGTCTTCGTCGGCCTGCTCGGCATCCCGCTCGGCTTCTGGGCCGAATCCATGCAGATCGCCATCCTTGTCGGCCTGGCGTTCGCCATCGCGGCCTCCACCTTCTTCCCCGTGCTCGTCATGGGCGTGTGGTGGCCCAAGATGACCAAGAACGGCGCCTGCGCCGGCCTGATCACCGGCATCGTCGGCTCCTTCTTCATGATCCTGGCCAAGGACCTGCTGCCCTTCTTCCTGCAGTTCAAGAACCCCGGCGGGTTCGTCATGATCCTGACCTTCATCGCCATTTATGCGGTCTCGAAGATGGAATACGCAGCCAAGGGCGAAGACGCCCTGCCCAAGGACACGGCCGAAGTCATGGCCGTCCTGCACGGGCCTGAAAAGGCATAAACAAGACAACCTTCCTCTCCACATGAGAGGGACGGGGCTTCCCGCAAGCCCCGTCCCTCGAACCAGGACGCAAGGAGCACAACCGGAAACCACACCAGCACTCAAGCGGCAACAGGCCGCGATCGAACTCTGCTTCAAGCGGATAAAACGGCCACCGTCGTGCAAACGGTGGGCGTTTTGCCGCGTTCAGCGTATGAAACTCAAATAATGCACACATCGAGGTTGAAAAGGAGAACGGCATGACGAACGAAAAAACAATGAACCGCTGGCTGGTGGTCCCGGGGGCGATCCTCATCCAGCTCTGCCTTGGCGCGATCTATGCGTGGAGCGTTTTCACCCCGGCCCTCAAGGATGCGGGCTGGACCAAGATGGAAACGCAGATAGTGTTCGCCGTGGGCCTGGCCGTATTCGCCGTGGTCATGGTCTGGGCCGGGAAAAAGCTGGGGAGCTGGGGGCCGCGAAAGCTGACCATCGCAAGCGGCCTGGTCCTCGGCGCTGGGTACGCCCTGGCCGGACTGACGGGGGGAACGAATTTCTGGTCCCTGCTCCTCCTGATCGGCGTGGTCGGCGGCGCGGGCATCGGCATCGGCTACGTGGTGCCCATCGCCGTGGGCATGCGATGGTTCCCGGACAAGAAGGGGCTGATCACCGGCCTGGCCGTGGCCGGATTCGGCTTCGGCGCCATGGGCTGGGTCAAGCTGGCCGGTTCCTGGGGCCACCTCATCGCCGACCTCGGATTGTCCACCACCTTCATCATCTACGGCATCGCCTTCGCCGCCCTGGTCGTCACCGGCGGCTTTTTCATGGTCTTCCCGCCCGAAGGCTGGCTGCCGGAAGGATACACCCCACCCGTCGCCGGGACCGCAGGCAGCGACGAGGCCGTGGGCGTTTCGGGCGTCGGGATACTCCGGACCTACCAGTTCAAGCTCATCTTCCTGACCTTCGTGTTCAGCGCGGGCGCGGGGCTCATGTCCATCGGCCTGATGAAGCTCTACCCCATGGAAGCGCTCCAGGGAGCGGGATACTCCGCCGCCGAGGCCAGCGCCATCTCCGGCACGGCCATGGCCGTATTCTTCAGCCTGGCCAACGGCGTGGGCCGCATCGCCTGGGGCATGATGTCCGACCTCATGGGGCGCAAGGCATCCATCATCATCATGACCGCCACACAGGGGCTCTGCGTCATCGCCTTCCCGACCATGGCCCAGAGCGAACTCGTCCTCTACGTGGGCGCGGCCTTCATCGGCTTCAACTTCGGCGGCAACTTCGCCCTGTTCCCGACCATGACCGCCGACATCTTCGGCGCGAAAAACGTGGGGCAGAACTATCCATTCGTCTTCCTGGCCTACGGCGCGGGCGGCATCGGCGGCCCCATCCTCGGCGGCTTCCTGGGCGACATGGGCAACTTCCCCATGGCCTTTACCACCTGCGGCGTACTCTGCCTGGTGGGCGCGGTCCTGACCTGGCACTGCAACGCGCTGAACGCGCAGGAGCACGAGCTCACGGGGATCAAGGCCATCTCCAAACGACTGTCTCCACCGTCTTCGGGGGCGGTCGACAAATAGCCCCGGACGCAACGCCGGAAAGGGGGTGGATTCTCCGCCCCTTTTTGGCGAAATCCCGCCGCCCGGCTTGACAGTCCGGGCCTCCGTACATACTTAATGGGCCACTTCAACCCCCAAGGAGACAACCACATGAGCTATGATATCCGGCTGGCAAAGCTGGTCAGCGGCGAGATGATCGTCGGCAAGTACGACGGCGAAGGACGCAAATACGACGACCCGGCCACCATCCAGGCCATGCCCACCCAGCAGGGCACCCAGATGGTCCTGCTGCCCTTCGGCTACCCGTTCGACCAGGACATGCACGGCCAGATCTCCCTGGACCACGTCATCTTCGAATACAAAAACTGCCCCGAAGAGCTGAAGACCAAGTACATAGAAGCCCTGACCAACATCTCCATGTCCTCCGGCGGCCTCGACCTGTCCGGCCAGGGCTCCATGGGCGGTGGCGGCCTGGACCTCGGCTAGTATCGATCCGCGAAAACTGATATTCAAACGGGGCTGGTTCACAGGAGCCAACCCCGTTTTTTTGCGAGACACAAAGCAGATGAAAGAACTCCTCCCGATCCTCCCCCGACCCACCCGCTACCTGGGCAGCGAATGGGGCACCACCATCAAGGACCCGGCAACGGTCACCGTGCGCTGCGCGCTGGCCTTCCCGGACATGTACGAGGTGGGCATGTCCTATCTGGGTCAGAAGATCCTCTACAGGGCGGTCAACGTCACCCCCCGGTTCTGGGCCGAGCGGGTGTTCACCCCCTGCCGTGAGACCGCCGCCATCCTGCGCGAGCACGGCGCATCCCTGGCCACCCTGGAGTCCGACACGCCGCTTTCCGACATGGACGCCGTGGCCTTCAGCCTGACCCATGAACTCTGCTACACCAACGTCCTGTACCTGCTCGACCTGGCGCACATCCCCTTCCGGGCGGTCGACCGGGACGCAAGCCATCCGCTGATCATCGCGGGCGGCGGCGTGACCTTCAACGCCGAGCCCATGGCCCCGTTCTTCGACGCCATGGTCATCGGCGACGGCGAGGAATCCCTGCCCGCCATCCTCGAAGCCGTCGAGCAGGCCAAAAAAGACGATATTTCCCGCAGCGATCTCCTCGACAGCCTGACCGCCATCCCCGGCGTGTACATCCCCTCGCTCTTCGAGGACCAGGGACCGGGCCAGCCGTACAAGCCGCTGAAACCGGGCTACGAGACCGTGGAAAAGGCCGTGGTTGACGACCTCAACCGGACTCCCTTCCCCACAAACCAGCCCATCCCCTTCGGCGCGGTCCACGACCGGCTGACCATGGAGATCGCTCGCGGCTGCACGCGCGGCTGCCGTTTCTGCCAGGCGGGCATGATCTACCGCCCGGTGCGCGAACGCT belongs to Pseudodesulfovibrio portus and includes:
- a CDS encoding PilZ domain-containing protein, which gives rise to MNIDSILDAMGQQAAQWLQQAFPNMPPQVLHFAGGALLGVLALILFLAGIRLLRKPKTRNTSSTRTDIPRTLQSRGMSVDLLTGPENDRLAARFVITNVKAGRIKCEIIERLDVIRTDKGKDVACVFAPLKTRDGKINTFTATMIETDRDGRNPDRIILSTPIDYALITRRKHVRKRVADQQFIRVKLWIENPTSRDISFEDAAPQIGVNAFTLDGPDQGANGVINISGGGIGLSVLNRLLPETCAPGEQVVLNLFMFNFREKTFKPYWYAGVVRSMEEGRPGFTRMGIEFTDVGQADRTSGRLSWIEL
- a CDS encoding glycosyltransferase, with translation MCSLFPETKGAPVNIAFVNSTRKWGGVKTWTVDYAVELSARGHGVHVYGRQPEFVDKLNGLGVHAETVNFGFDYNPLTIGRFVGAFRRGLIDLVVCNITKDMNTAGVAARMLGIPVIQRVGLPGDMLDHPRLAFLLKVVRPWMLCPSRDVAEGVFRNLPHVPRDRVKVIQNAKRPVDSVRPVVPGPLRLVSTSQVNEDKGHRFVLDALETFPPGTFRYNVVGTGRAFEELRERYRPLEERGDLVWHGFSTDVPAHLGSADVFLLPSLSEGMPNALLEAMAAGLVPVSRDVGGVREIWPDSLADYLMPKDAGSREFRDALARLAAMDAAQLDDLKARSLDACRTGFNLLERVDDFEHWVRSVILA
- a CDS encoding glycosyltransferase family 9 protein, which translates into the protein MNVLIINLTRFGDLIQTQPVISGFKSRGDRVGLVCLENFASAATLLEGVDRVFPFPGAGLLSALDEDWRLAVRDAVQFKASVLAGFAPDTTVNLTPSVASRMLAYDLTPPEDVTVGFSVDELGFNADTSSWAAFLQMAGANRGASPFNVCDIFRRTAGLDREGNSLQLAAPGGEALEAADSLLSTVRGDGCVALQMGASEDRRRWPVDHFVSVARMLREREGLVPVLLGTKAEAPLGERFAAAVDFPLVNLIGRTSLTGLAGVLVRCRALVTNDTGTMHLAAGLGVPTCAVFLATAQPWDTGPYRAGNICLEPDMACHPCEFGKVCPNGEACRNSVTPEAMTAYVTALLSGGQPDPVAGTRAWRTLTGEDGFMTLAPLSGHDGTDRAAWINVQRVHFRRFLDGGAMGEPTGLGRNMGRDVREDISKTLTSAHDMLFLLIQQGVLLTKNPRPAAKTKFLASWQRLQTILEANQHLNILGLLWMFESQRHGDDLRSLLVLAERYRELFAVLRGELV
- a CDS encoding putative nucleotidyltransferase substrate binding domain-containing protein, with the protein product MGSSHETEPPVNGEFGLPYGLDGELLTMAREGKLAGIRRTRLDLVQDWLDQELSAEEICKRLTRFNRDVIMAVLEAHAEEYPWLERCTFLEFGSGGREEQVIGSDQDNGLLMEVDPDELELDDCTQSIVIALDGAGLALCEGGVMVSNEEWRGDFDSWLNRLTSWLSNPAEKGPWQSGLILDFKAVFGSEEPVRLLRDRLWEYVRTKPIAVSLLIRELTDYRLPLTFYGAFVTEKDGPWQGYLNIKNSVLAHLTNSARILALKYNLSEANTCERIRGLANDGHVSQKHGEQLLDAWEYLQRKRLMIGLDCDCEGAPPHNYVNPIALKPEERKRLKTAIQAVEKLVRLVQAGIGL
- a CDS encoding DUF485 domain-containing protein gives rise to the protein MDQIERIRKRQLAFALRVGIPYFAFVIGIFLLVYLASATVSAISIMGFPLHYWLVAIAIYPITWALFIWYVGKANAMEDEIAETVGGE
- a CDS encoding sodium/solute symporter encodes the protein MEAGYQIPVTALFLIGCMLAFTVVTTFMFRRQKTSADYYLAGRKVNSFINASAISSDYLSAASFLGVAGVAFLFGFDGIIYALGFFVGYIALLLFLASPLRKFGRYTVPDFVSERFHSKRARVLGVIGVLFVSLFYMAPQMLGAGKVMGLLLNLEYETSIIIIACIITFYVTVGGMKATTVNQLVQFWVLFGAMFLLAFIPFMIKGYTYTDVVKFIGDFKGAQPVTGKEFDGAAYISPAYWLTNLKDTISLLLALMFGTAGLPHILVRFYTAPDGKAARRTVIYVLFLIGMFYIMSPYVGHVVRYVYLQGEALGVSPHLLGWLADNGKNLAVPVAGSYFGGQILLGIVVAGAFAAILSTVAGLIIACAGAIGHDLVVNVFNPDMPERSRVKVARIASVFVGLLGIPLGFWAESMQIAILVGLAFAIAASTFFPVLVMGVWWPKMTKNGACAGLITGIVGSFFMILAKDLLPFFLQFKNPGGFVMILTFIAIYAVSKMEYAAKGEDALPKDTAEVMAVLHGPEKA
- a CDS encoding L-lactate MFS transporter — translated: MTNEKTMNRWLVVPGAILIQLCLGAIYAWSVFTPALKDAGWTKMETQIVFAVGLAVFAVVMVWAGKKLGSWGPRKLTIASGLVLGAGYALAGLTGGTNFWSLLLLIGVVGGAGIGIGYVVPIAVGMRWFPDKKGLITGLAVAGFGFGAMGWVKLAGSWGHLIADLGLSTTFIIYGIAFAALVVTGGFFMVFPPEGWLPEGYTPPVAGTAGSDEAVGVSGVGILRTYQFKLIFLTFVFSAGAGLMSIGLMKLYPMEALQGAGYSAAEASAISGTAMAVFFSLANGVGRIAWGMMSDLMGRKASIIIMTATQGLCVIAFPTMAQSELVLYVGAAFIGFNFGGNFALFPTMTADIFGAKNVGQNYPFVFLAYGAGGIGGPILGGFLGDMGNFPMAFTTCGVLCLVGAVLTWHCNALNAQEHELTGIKAISKRLSPPSSGAVDK